A region of the Cydia strobilella chromosome 18, ilCydStro3.1, whole genome shotgun sequence genome:
CCAACTCTGCGCGAAGTACGACCCCGACCGCAAGTACGTCAACAAGTACGAGAGTGAACTTAAGTCTGTCAAGGCTTAGACTTGGACCGCTGTAGCGACATGTGATACTTTTGTAGATTAGTgcagtttacaaataaattattaattttttgttaaatctGTATTTTTCTTCACCTTCTACATGGCATTAAACAGCTAAATGCCTTTATTAGACGTTATAGTAAACGTCATATTTATAATCAAattcgtacaaaaaaaaaaaaatcgttaggTGGCAATAAACAATGTATTGAGTTGTCGAGACTCCCGAGATTCTTTACAAAATGTATCAGGGTCGTCCCACCATCTCCGTTATGGTCTTCCTCCGTGGTCTTCCTCTGCCCCGAGATCCATCCTGTGGGACCTAAACTGTGGCTGCCCGGGTACATTCGGCAGAAGtgccctgcccagtcccactttagctTGGCCGCCTTCATGCCCACATCCACAATGCCGGTTTTGGAACGCAGTTCGGTGTTTCCAACACGGTCGGTTCTACAAACAGTCGAACACCCAGTATGCTGCGTTCCATTGCTCTCTAGCAATCTGGACTTTTCAGTTTCAGTCTGAGAACATGTTTGGGAGCGGTAGGGaaggataggcaggatacacaattacacatgtCGAGGAGTTTTCGTTTTAAAGAGAGTGGAAGGTTGCCCTTCAATAGCGTCTTCATCTTCCAGGCGATTTCGATAAGGCGATCGATTTCTTTGAACTGCCTGTTGTCGAAGGATACTAACTTGCCCAAGTAGATGTACTCGTCGACATACTGCATATTCTGCCCATGTATATGACTCTATTCATGGTGAGTATAAGAGATAGAGATATATCGGaagtcggaaggaagtaaaatgtaagaaatatgTCTATCTGTATTTACctctatttataaatttaatgaatcattattactaaaaaacgatagacaacgcaaaaaaggcgtacttgatgccatatggcactctcctgcagccttccgacatccggaaccggcgcttccgataaattcagccatgtcggagccgcctgtcagctgtcggaccgataatatttgtttgtggcgtatgtgtaggcataacgTTTCTTGTTTCTtgagacggcgcccgggcgcgctcCCGTGGCATGACTAGTTGACTAcggggatgtaggatcctacatccgatatcggatcggacaatgtgaaaacgctctaacgtgtgttagttaaaaaaatatggtaaaAGGCatctcttatttatttaaattaagtaatcttttaaattgtattgacACGCTGTTTGGTGTCCAACTGTCCATGCGTCTATTATTCGATCGTAAACAAGAGCGTAAAAGATGACTCACGTTAAAAcggcccgggtccgggccgaggcatccGCTGGGCATCAGACATTTCGtgttctatagaaagcatcaccttatttatttattagagtaACATTTACCTTATGACCGGTCACCTGTCACAGAAAATGAATTGTCGGTTGCTTCGGCCCGGACTCGGGCGGTCCAGATGATTGATTAATTTTCGGTTAGatatgttaattataaaattataccaacagttaattataaaattttaattttaattaattaatgtattgAGAATAAGCACTCAAAACTAAGCTAAGAAGGCCTTGtagacttaaggatgactcacgttagaccgggccgtgaccgggccggagcttccggcgcttcgttttctatggaaagcatcacgtgatcacctgtcatgtcatagaaaagtaagcgccggaagctccggcccggacacggcccggtctaacgtgagtcatcctttatttgtTGTTCTTAACTAAAAAGTCAAGGGCAACACCGCGGtttgattataaataataataagcaaaagCAGACAAAACTCTTCTCTTAATTTATTTCGCGTTGACGTCAGTTGATGACTACTTTAAGCTGTGTGACGTAACGACTACCTGATGACGACCGAGAGTCCCAAACGTCGCACTTGGACTCTTGATATAGTTCATTAGtcatttttaaggttccatACCTATCTCATTTTACAacttaatatctgggagaccgagctttgctcggaaaacatataaaacacaaaaatgcgcgtttcccagagataagacctagctagatcgatttttcgcccccgaaataGCAAATTTCAtggaaatcgttagagccgtatCCGAGATCACCAAATATATACATGAATTGCTCGTGTAAAGGTATAAGATGAGGTACGAGATACGGAAACGAAAGGAACAGAACCCTtaagcccacttgcaccatgccactaacccggggttaagcggttaaccgttaaccaagtgtcaaattatactggtaaccatggtaactccaggtttagcCGATTAACCCCGGTTAGtcgaatggtgcaagtgggccttataaGATaactcgtgtgtctgtctgcctgtcctataataataattcagtctATTTACGTCCCACTcgcactgctgggcaaagacctTCTCTCATGTGCAAGAGCTTGGGCTATAGTCTGTCCATCATAATAGCATTGTGTTTGTGAGACCTAGACCCACACCCTTccaccctaccctaccctacaaaTTTCCTCCCGCGGGAGCTCCGGCCGCCGAGTTTTTCTCAAAGGACTACAGTATGGGATTCTTCAAAAGAGGAGTGTATTTACTGCactgtacaggtttttaaagggtcaatCCGCATGTAATACCCCTGGAGTTGCCAGTCCATAgtctacggtgaccgcttaccatcaggcggaccgtatacttgtttgccaccaacgtggtatgaagaaaataaataaggaaAGTAAATGTCGAAAAAGTTTATCCACTTGGGACATTCGATTGAAGGCTCTGAAGGCCGcctatcgctcgaatattcaAGAGCGTATTACGTATTGCGTAGCgaggtttgtttttttaaagaagcAATAGAACTCTAGAAAGAGAACTTCTTAACTTTCTAATCAAATCCTACCTAATATTATCAAttgagtaaaaaaataattaattgcttACTACCAATTGAGACGTCTTTTTCAATGGAAATGGTAGTAGTGACCTCTACTCTCAAATGATTTACGTAACAACCTAAaatcaattgaaaaaaaaaatatatttttcaccacaccagctggtaaaggctctcttgattgttcaaaaactgataagaaagttgcatttttaCACATGTGAGGCAGAgtaattaaatgcaaatttttaggtgttttcttatgtttgctgctagaattgacttttaaatgatgattttgaatgataaatatttaattaattggaATCGATTTACTTAGATTTTgttagatattttacagttagtatttttcttgtcttggtgtggtgaaaaattttgtatgtcactcggtggcaaaatttgtttaaccctcgtgcctcgAAACCCTGGCAATGCTGAAGATTCCATTTTGAATCTtccgcttgctcgggtatcaatattagcacgagagattaaacaacaactttgacctcttgtaaaacaaataaagtaacTATTTGTCGCGATTATTGGACTTTCAATCCTCTCTACGCTCGATAGCAAAAATTAATAACCTCTCAGAGTACTGTCTAACATAAGTAACTTTACATTGACATCACCGTTTGCTATAAAATTTACACTGCGTTGTTATGATTCAGGTTCTAAAGTCCGACTTTGGATGTTGATTCATTTGTTTTGATGAGAAAACACTTTTTTTCCGAACGACATTCTTATGATACTTGATGTTCCCACGGATTTTACAGGAATCTTTGCTGTCAGTGGTCTTCGACGTGACGTATGTTGTTTGTTAGTGACGTTTTTTTCATACTTACACGCATACAGCCCGTCTGATGGTAGCGAGTAGTTCTAGGATTCCACATGCCAAAGACCCAACACTCCGTATACTTCGGCGCTTGGCTTAACGCCCTAAAACTCATAGCAAAAAAAAGTTAGGGAAAGGCGCTATTCTAGGTctaactataattttatttatacatttccgCGCTCGGTAGTTCGGagcaaattaatttattctCGTTATTTCCGTTTATTTGATCACTAATATTATctataagtaatataagtatttatatcgcCATATTTACCCGTATGCCTTGTCACGAGCATCCATAATATAAGGCCAGCCGGTCTAAATTAAGTTAGCGTccaaaaactttatattttatacattaatcATTTTAGGTAATCACGAGCCTATTTGATGTCCTATCACTAAACAGATTTCGCGTGAATTGAATGGTCAAGTTCAATAAACCCGACGTCATTACGATCCGCAGAATTGACCAAGGGAcaggtaaataataaagactaaAGTCTCCATACAAAGTTGTGCGTCGCTGCCGTGAATGGCGTTACTGTACGTAAGTCTTGGTTCCATACCGTTAGCTATGCTATTAAAGTCCTCCGTATCCTACATACTACTAGTGACCCTAACTACTAAGCGGAAGGTCCCGGGTTCCGGTAAGATTGTAAGCCTACTCAGGTCGAtttgtataatattgtaataacCATTACCTGCCAGCTGCCAGTTAGCGGCTAAAAAATCTCGCGAAGGGGGGAggggtttttttttcgtatggctttttgtgttactctacttcAGAGATTTACAGTTTTTAGAAATTGTACCGCTTCCTTGGTTAAGGTGGTGAAATCCTCCATCTGCCCATGGTAGTGGCTAGGTAGAGACAATACTTCATGAAGCTTGCCAATCTTTATCATTATACTTTCTCTGTCTAAAGTAAATTGAATGACGCACCTATTAAATTAGCTATTTACCGTACTTCTCGGACTCGAGAAACCAGTTTCATTTTCAAGATTCTACACTATAAAAGAAAGATTTAACAGCAGAAGACCATAACTATCTCACCACTGGTCGAACACTGgtcgaaaataaaaaataaaaacaataaacatgAAGGCTGTGCTTCTAGTCTGCTTATTGGTGGTGGTGGTATCAGCGAGACCTGGAGACAAATACACGGACAGATTCGATAACGTGAACTTGGATGAGATCTTGTCAAATCGCCGGTTGTTGGTGCCGTACGTCAAATGTCTGTTGGGTCAGGCCCCTTGCACTGCTCCTGGAAAGGAGCTGAAATGTAAGTGTTCAAattgtttttcaacacactagCTCGGAAATGTTTTGTTTATTCTTCGAAATCAGTCTGCAGTTGATTAATAATAGTAGATAGTAGGATATACTTTTAAGCGATGAAGATAAAACCAGTATTTTACTGTATGATGCAGAAAAATCACTTCTTGCTCACAAAGGATGAACATATCTCGCGCCCGAAGCCTCATGTTTGAGGTGGTAAAATTTTGACTtcctaagtgtaaggcctgagtggacgctcgaagcggagctttcggcggggcgtgcagcgtggcgtcgggctcacaagtgatttgagcagcgtgcactaaggccgctcctatacgtttgcatttgtttaacatgcacgccgcacgctccgccccgctgcacgcccaactcgagcgtccactcaggccttacactaattCAGCTTCGGAATTTGACGATCATATCATAAAcaatgtatgtaagtatatttacTACTATACTTTGTATGCtgaaaagcgacatctaccaataagttaagtacatatgtaactagagaccgatgaccccacagtcaaactctttattgagttttgcggggatGATTATAGtgagaatactctgtattttattaaataaataaataataacaaaatccttGATACATACGACTTTGCCTGCAGTTTCAACAtgtgcaaattaaatattaattttacttattttgtcATCAGCTCACATCAAAGAAGCCCTAGAAAATGGCTGTGCCAAATGCACAGAGAATCAGCGCACCGCCACCCGTCGCGTCATCGGACACCTCATCAACAATGAAGGCCAATACTGGAACCAGCTGGTCGCTCAGTATGACCCTAAGCGCA
Encoded here:
- the LOC134749244 gene encoding allergen Tha p 1-like; translated protein: MKAVLLVCLLVVVVSARPGDKYTDRFDNVNLDEILSNRRLLVPYVKCLLGQAPCTAPGKELKSHIKEALENGCAKCTENQRTATRRVIGHLINNEGQYWNQLVAQYDPKRMYVAKYESELRTVRA